From the Paraflavitalea soli genome, the window CGCAATGACCAGGTAGCTGTTGACATTAAGCTCTACCTCCGCGCTGAAATATTGGCCGTGAAGGAAGAAGTAAAGCAATTGTTCGGCCTCCTGATCGTCCAAAGCGAAAAATTCAAACAACACTTACTACCGGGATACACCCATCTCCAGATCGCCATGCCCTCATCGTTTGGTCTATGGTTAGGCGCCTACGCTGAAGGTTTGGTCGACGACCTGGAACTGTTGGCCGCAGCCTATGCTGTAGCCAACAAGAATCCGCTGGGCAGCGGCGCCGGCTATGGTTCTTCTTTCCCCCTCAACCGTACCCGCACCACCGAACTGCTGCATTTTGGTGCCCTGAATGCCAATTCAGTATATGCCCAGATGAGCCGGGGTAAAACAGAGCGCGTGGTAGCTACCGGTATCAGCGCCGTGGCAGCAACCCTCAGTCGCCTGGCCATGGATTGCTGCCTGTATATCAACCAGAATTTCGGGTTTATCTCCTTCCCTGCCGAGCTCACTACCGGCAGCAGCATCATGCCCCATAAAAAGAACCCCGATGTGTTTGAGCTCATCAGGGCCAAATGCAACCGTATACAAGCTACTCCCAATGAACTTACCCTCCTGGTCAATAACCTGCCATCCGGTTACCACCGCGATCTGCAGCTCACCAAGGAGATCCTGTTCCCGGCTATTGAGACCCTGAAGGATTGCCTGCAAATGACCCGCCTCATGTTGAGCCGTATGTCCGTAACGGAAAACATCCTGGACGATGCCAAATACAAATACCTGTTTAGTGTAGAAGCCGTTAATGAACTCGTCAACAAGGGTATTCCCTTCCGCGATGCTTACAAGCAGGTGGGCAATGATATTGAGCAGGGTACTTTCAATTTCGACTACAAAAAGCAACTACACCATACCCATGAGGGAAGCATCGGCAACCTGTACAATGACTACATTGTTGCAGCGATGGAGAAAGTGAACGGCAAGTTTTGATAGCCATAAGCTAAATGAAAAATCCCTCTCTGTTTATAACTAGAGAGGGATTCGTATTTTAAACGCATGTGCCGTCCTAGATGTCCAGCTTAGCGTATTTGGCGTGGCTTTCAATGAATTCACGACGCGGTGCTACTTCATCGCCCATCAGCATACTGAAGATGCGGTCGGCTTCTGCGGCACTTTCAATAGTTACCTGCTTCAGCGTACGGCTATCAGGATTCATGGTCGTATCCCACAACTGGGTGGCGTTCATTTCTCCCAAACCTTTGTAACGCTGGATGTTCACGCTGTCTTCTTTGCCGGCGGCAAATTTGGACACCCATCCCTTACGTTGCTCTTCATTCCAGGCATAGGCCTGGTCCTTACCCTTTTTCACGAGGTATAAAGGCGGCTGGGCAATGTATACATACCCTTGCTCCACCAGGGCAGCCATATAACGATAGATAAAGGTCAGGATCAACGTGGCAATGTGGCTTCCATCCACATCGGCATCCGTCATGATGATCAGCTTATGATAGCGCAGTTTTGCGAGGTTCAATGCCTTGGGATCGTCCGGCGTACCTACTGTAACACCCAATGCCGTGTACATATTCCGGATTTCCTCGTTCTCATAGATCTTGTGCTCCATGGCTTTCTCCACGTTCAGGATCTTACCCCGCAGTGGCAGGATGGCCTGGAAGGAACGGTCGCGGCCCTGCTTGGCAGTACCACCGGCCGAGTCACCTTCGACGAGGAACAGTTCGCAACGCTCCGGATCACGGTCCGAACAGTCGGCCAGTTTACCGGGCAAACCGCCGCCGCTCAATACACTCTTCCGTTGTACCAGCTCACGGGCTTTACGGGCTGCAGCCCTTGCCTGTGCAGCCAGGATCACCTTGGAGATGATATTCTTGGCTTCTTTGGGATTCTCTTCCAGGAACGCCTGCAATACGCCGGATACAGTACTGTCTACCACACCCATTACATCACCATTACCCAGCTTGGTCTTGGTCTGACCTTCAAACTGCGGCTCCGGTACTTTTACCGAAATGATGGCGCTCAGACCTTCGCGAAAGTCATCGCCTTCGATCTCTACCTTGGCCTTTTCAAAGAGGTTCTGCTTGTCGCCATAGCTCTTAAATACCCGCGTAAGCGCCCGGCGGAAACCGGATACGTGGGTACCACCCTCGATCGTATTGATATTATTAACGTAAGAATAAATGTGCTCGTTATAGCTGTCGTTGTAGGTAAGGGCTACCTCTACCGCTACATTCGACTTCTCATCCCTGCCTTC encodes:
- the gyrB gene encoding DNA topoisomerase (ATP-hydrolyzing) subunit B; this encodes MDTEIKEILTPATNGYGADSIQVLEGLEAVRKRPAMYIGDVGEKGLHHLVYEVVDNSIDEALAGYCKNIVVTIHEDNSISVIDDGRGIPTGINTKEQKSALEIVMTVLHAGGKFDKDTYKVSGGLHGVGVSCVNALSTVLQATVKREGKIFEQEYRIGVPQYSVREIGVSEETGTTIHFWPDTSIFTVSVYKKDILEGRLRELAYLNRGIRIVLNDLREKDEAGETYTKTFYSEGGIVEFVEMLDKNAGRAALLPNVIFVEGRDEKSNVAVEVALTYNDSYNEHIYSYVNNINTIEGGTHVSGFRRALTRVFKSYGDKQNLFEKAKVEIEGDDFREGLSAIISVKVPEPQFEGQTKTKLGNGDVMGVVDSTVSGVLQAFLEENPKEAKNIISKVILAAQARAAARKARELVQRKSVLSGGGLPGKLADCSDRDPERCELFLVEGDSAGGTAKQGRDRSFQAILPLRGKILNVEKAMEHKIYENEEIRNMYTALGVTVGTPDDPKALNLAKLRYHKLIIMTDADVDGSHIATLILTFIYRYMAALVEQGYVYIAQPPLYLVKKGKDQAYAWNEEQRKGWVSKFAAGKEDSVNIQRYKGLGEMNATQLWDTTMNPDSRTLKQVTIESAAEADRIFSMLMGDEVAPRREFIESHAKYAKLDI
- the argH gene encoding argininosuccinate lyase; translation: MKLWQKENTSVSALIEKFTVGRDKEFDILLAKYDVEGSIAHVTMLGEVGLMSKEDAALAVKGLQEIQQEIADGQFAIADGVEDVHSQVELLLTQRIGDAGKMIHSGRSRNDQVAVDIKLYLRAEILAVKEEVKQLFGLLIVQSEKFKQHLLPGYTHLQIAMPSSFGLWLGAYAEGLVDDLELLAAAYAVANKNPLGSGAGYGSSFPLNRTRTTELLHFGALNANSVYAQMSRGKTERVVATGISAVAATLSRLAMDCCLYINQNFGFISFPAELTTGSSIMPHKKNPDVFELIRAKCNRIQATPNELTLLVNNLPSGYHRDLQLTKEILFPAIETLKDCLQMTRLMLSRMSVTENILDDAKYKYLFSVEAVNELVNKGIPFRDAYKQVGNDIEQGTFNFDYKKQLHHTHEGSIGNLYNDYIVAAMEKVNGKF